ATCTCAAAGGCTTTTTGATCTATTACTGATATCTTTGGACTAGAAACATACTTAGCATCTTCATAGCCAAAACCAATAACAGAGATATCCTCAGGGATACGTTTACCAACTAATTTAGACTTATTTAAAGCCATAATACCTGTAATGTGATCTATGGAAAGAATAGCATCTATTTCAGGATTTTTATTTAGGTAATTATAAATAAATGTTCTGGGATTTTTTTCTCTTCCTAGTTTTAAAATATTTGGACTTAAGCCAGATTCCTCGATCGCTTTATTGTAGCCATTGATACGGTACTTACCCACACTCAACTCTTCAATATTACTTATTAGAAGGATTTTTTTTCGGTGCTCTTCTTGGATTAAATATTTAGTAGCATCATAAACTGATTGAAAATCGTCTACAACAACCTTAGTGCATTCTACGTCATTAATAACTCTATCAAACATTATGATAGGCGTATTTTTACCAACTCTATTAAAATGGTTAATACTATGCTTAGTTTGTGTTTCTCTTGCTACTGCAACAATAAAACCATCTACACTTCCTGTAGATAATAAATCAAAACTTCGTTGTTCTTTTTCTAAACTCTCATTAGATATACATACGGTCATATCGTAATTATGATTATCTAAAGTAGTTTCTATACCATGTACAACTTCTGCAAAAAAAGGATTCATTAGACTTGGCACAACGACACCTACAACCATTGTCTTACTAGACTTAAGTTGTTGTGCAATTCTGTTAGGTTTGTAATTAAGCTCTCTTGCAAGCTCATTAACTCTGTTTTTTGTAGTCTCGCCAATTTCATTACTATCACTCAACGCTTTAGAAACTGTAGAGATAGAAACATTTAATAATTTTGCAAGTTCTTTTAAGGTTACCATAGTATTGAATTAAAAAGCCACACTAATATAGTGTGGCTTTTGTTATATGTAAAGATTAATGAAGATTAATTTTTTACCAATTTAATTGTCTTAGTAGCACCATTAGAGTATAACTTAGCTAAGTAAATACCTGTACCTAAATTTGAAGCATCAATTGTTACTTGTTGGCTATTTGGGCTAAGATTTAAAACTCTTTTTCCAAGAAGGTCATATATTTCT
This DNA window, taken from Winogradskyella sp. PC-19, encodes the following:
- a CDS encoding LacI family DNA-binding transcriptional regulator, producing the protein MVTLKELAKLLNVSISTVSKALSDSNEIGETTKNRVNELARELNYKPNRIAQQLKSSKTMVVGVVVPSLMNPFFAEVVHGIETTLDNHNYDMTVCISNESLEKEQRSFDLLSTGSVDGFIVAVARETQTKHSINHFNRVGKNTPIIMFDRVINDVECTKVVVDDFQSVYDATKYLIQEEHRKKILLISNIEELSVGKYRINGYNKAIEESGLSPNILKLGREKNPRTFIYNYLNKNPEIDAILSIDHITGIMALNKSKLVGKRIPEDISVIGFGYEDAKYVSSPKISVIDQKAFEIGQNSAELLLNHLGSVYKIPHKTIMVKSELIFNDTTQKKA